The Helicobacter canis genomic sequence TTGAAAAAGGGCGATAAAGTCGTAAGCTCTGGGGGATTTATTTGTGAGATCATCAAAGTAGAAGGGCTGTTTTTTAGCGTGCGATTAAGTGATGAGAGCACTGCTAGGCTTTCTAGGGATTTTGTCGCCTATAAATATGATGATACACAAGCTACGCAATCATAGCTATTACATTAGATAATTAGATGAAACTCTTTCAGCCGAGATTCCTTGTCTTTTTGGGGGCTTTGTGTTTTGGCTTGGTGTTTAGTGTGCCAAGCTTTTTTGACACTAAGGGCTATAAAATCACATTAGGGCTTGATTTGCAAGGCGGCTTGCAGCTCTTGCTTGGTGTGGATACAGATGCGGCAATTACCGCGCGCTACTCTTCTATCGCTTCTGCCATAGAGTATGAAGCAGGCAAAAAGCAGATCCTACTCTCTCCTGTGCAAGCTCAAGAGAGCAGCGTGCAGTTTGATTTGATCGATTCTACTGAGGCTAGCGAGCTTGAAATCTTGCTGAAATCTCTGCGCGGTATCGCCTATGAAGCCCAAGAATACCACTACACCATTATCCTTACCCAGCAAGAGCGAGATGAAGTGCGCAAGCAGGCTATCGCTCAAGCGATCACAACTATCCGCAACCGCCTAAATGAATTTGGGCTCGGCGAGCCTAGCGTAACACAACAAGGGCGAGAGCAGATTCTAGTAGAATTGCCCGGGATCAAAAACACCAAGCAAGAGCAGCGCGTGCGTGATCTTATCTCTAAGGCAGCATTTTTGCAGATGATGGCAGTCGATGAAGATCGTGTGAGCCGTGTGTATGCTATGAGTGATTTTGAGGCACAAGGCTTTAGTGATGTGATTTTGCCCTTTGCAGAATCCACCAAAGAAGCCCAAAGTGCTATGGCTAGGGGCGAGGGCGTGCCAAAGCTTTTGCTAAAGGCGACAGCTATTTTAGATGGCTCTATGATAAGCGATGCACGCGTAGCGTATGATGAAAACCACCGCCCTGTGGTGGCATTTGAGCTAAACGCACAAGGGGCAAAGCGATTTGCTGATTTTTCAAGTGCTAGCATAGGCAAGCGTATGGCAATCGTGCTAGATAGCAAGATTTATTCCGCGCCTGTGATTCGCGCTAGGATTGCTTCAAGCGGGCAAATTAGTGGGGATTTCACAGAAGAGGAAGCCACAGATCTAGCGATCACTTTGCGAAGTGGGGCATTGCCTGTGCCACTCTCTGTGCTAGAAAAGCGCAGTGTAGGTCCTAGTCTAGGGTCTGATAGTATCCGTGCTTCAATGCTCGCACTCATTGGTGGTTTTGTGCTGGTGGTGGGCTTTATGATCGTGTATTACGCGCTAGCAGGCGTTATTGCTTCTTGTGCGCTTGTGGTAAATCTCTTGCTGATTATTGCGGTTATGGCAATCTTTGGTGCGACATTGACACTGCCCGGTATGGCAGGGATCGTGCTAACAGTCGGGGTAGCCGTTGATGCAAATATCATCATCAATGAAAGAATCCGCGAAGCCTTGCGTGCTGGAGAGTCGATCGCGCGGGCGATCCAAGTAGGCTATATCAATGCCTCTCGCGCGATTTTTGACTCTAATATCACCTCTCTTATCGCTTCATTTTTGCTCTATGCCTATGGCACAGGCGCGATCCAAGGCTTTGCTATCACTACGGGGATTGGGATTTTAGCTTCTATCATCACAGCCATCATCGGCACACACGGGATCTATGAAGTCTTGCTCCCTAGACTTAGCAAGACAAAATCAATGAAGCTGTGGTTTGGCGTGTCTTATCCTGCTGTGAAGTCAGCTATGCACGCTACTAAGCCAAAAGCAAGCATTAAATCCGCGCCCAAAGGAGTCAAAGGAGAGCAAAATAATGGAAATTTTTAAACAAGTGCGCCTTATTGATTTTGTGAAATACTCTAATTATGGGCTATGGCTTAGTGTCGCGCTATTGGCAGTGGCGGTGTTTTTGTTTATCAAGCCCGGCTTTACTGCGGGGATTGATTTTGCTGGGGGGA encodes the following:
- the yajC gene encoding preprotein translocase subunit YajC, which gives rise to MGSNANELFVSLLPLIVLFAVFYFFLIRPQRVQAKRHKEMLEGLKKGDKVVSSGGFICEIIKVEGLFFSVRLSDESTARLSRDFVAYKYDDTQATQS